The DNA window TCGTCACTGTCTACTCGCGTTCCGTGACGCGCTCGAAGCGAAGGGCGTGAACCACACCGGCGGCGTTCGCGTCACGGACGATGCCGAATCGGGCGAGACGGTCGCCACCGTGACCTCTCCGCCCGTCTCCGAACTCGTCCGCAAGATGAACGTCCCCTCGGACAACTTCCTCGCGGAGCAACTCGCCCGAACCGTCGCCCGCGAAGTTCGCGCCGAGGGGTCGTGGGACGCGTGGGAACGCGTCGTCGGCGACTTCCTCGACGCCCGCGACGCCGGGCGCGCTCGAATCCGCGATGGGTCCGGCCTCTCGCGCTACAACCTGATTTCGGCGCGGGGGCTGGTGCGGACGCTCGAATGGGTCGGAGAACGGCCGTGGTCCGAGGCGTTCTTCGACTCGCTTCCCGCACCCGGCGAGGGAACGCTGGCGGAGCGATTCGCCGACGTTTCGGGCGTTCGGGCGAAGACCGGAACGCTCACCGGGAGCAGGACGCTCTCGGGAATCGTCCGCAGGGAGGACGGAACCGACGTTTTGTTTTCCGTCCTCCTCGGCGGACTCGTGGGCGACGACGAGGAGCGGGCGCGGGAGCGAATCGACGCGTTCGTGTCGGGAGTGGCTGACTGAGCGCGAAGGTTTTTCAGTAAAAACGAGGCCAGTCCGCCCCATGGACCGGTTCCTCGAATCCATCGGAACGATAGCCGTCGAGCAGCTGGTTCGAGTGGTGTTCCGGTTCCCGATTTCGTTTCCAGTCTCGTTGTACCCGCGGAGGTATTACAGCGAAAAGAGGCAAACGTCCGCGAGCGTACAGTCCGCGGACGAACACGACCCGGATGGAAGAAATGCGTCGAACATCATCGACGCGGGACCGCCACCGCCTACCCGTAGAACTCGTTCCTCCCCGCACCGCCGCCGTGCAACATCGCCACGGACGCCTCGAACGCCGCGACGTACGAGTCCGCTTCGATGCGAGTCGTCCGACCAGCGACGCGTTCGACCGACGGAATCCCCGCCGCGCTGGCGGCCTGATTCGTCGCCGCCCAGTCGGCCTCGATGGTCACCGGTTCGTCCGGCGTCGGTTGCGCGAAGTCGGACGCCCGGCGGACCGCCCGCTCCGCACCGTCCCGAATCCGCGCCCGTGCCCGTTCGGGAGGGAGGCAGTTCGCGGTGAACCGGTCAACGGCGTCCTTGACGACGGCGGTTTCGACGTCCTCCAGACGGTCGAGGGCCTCCGCTTCGGTCGCGTCGTCGCCCGTAACGAGGCCGACCGGAACGCCGATCGAGGCCGCGAGTCCGGCGTTCCAGCCGAGTTCGCCGACCTCCGTGCCGTTCACGCGGAGCGAGAGGAGGACCTGTCCGTAGTAGGTGTGGTTCAGGACGGCCTCCGGCGTTCCGGCCTTGGCGTGATAGCCGACGAAAAAGGCGACGTCGTGGTCCTCGGACAGGCCCTGCATCATCGACCACGGTTTCGTGCCGCCGCGGATCAGGCGGGCCGATTCGTGCAGGGACTCGCGGGGCAGGTTCGTCATCGAGGAGTGCGAATCGTTGACCAGCACCGCCTCGGCGCCACCAGAGAGAGCACCCTCGACGGCCGCGTTCACGTCGGCGACCATCGCCTCCCGTCCGGCGGGGTAATCTGCCTCGCCTTTCACCACGTCGCTCGGGTCGGCGATGCCCGTGATTCCCTCCATGTCGGCGGAAATGAAGACCTTCATCGTTCGTCCTCCAACACTCGTTCGACCTTCCTCAAGGTTCGCCTCCACGTCGCCCGCTTCGAGAAGACGTGATTCTCGCCGGGGTAGTGGTCGGCGTCGAACTCCTTTCCGAGGTCGGTGAGCGTTTCGACCACCACGTCGAGTTGCTCGAAGTTGACGTACCGGTCGCCCGTCCCGTGGAAGTTGTACAGCGGAACCTCGTAGTCCGCCATGTGCGTCACCGGGGAAGCCTCGTCCCAGCGCTCGGGGACCTCCCACGGTTCGCCGCCCATCCGCAACACTTCGGTCGAGACGGCCGCCGGGTATTTCGTCTCCTCGGCCCACTCGCGGTACAGTTCGAGGTCCGCCAATCCGGCGAGGTTGATGCCGAGCGAGAAGGTATCGGGGTGCGTCCCGAGGACTTGGAGCGTCGAGTAACCGCCGTAGGAGAGGCCCCACACGGCGACGGAATCGGCGTCCACGTAGTCCAGCGATTGCAGGAACTCGCCCGCACGCGCCACGTCCTCGATTTCGTCCTCCCCGCGGGACCCCGCGATGGCCTGTCTGAACTCCCTCCCGTAGCCGATGCCGCCGCGATAGTTGACGAAGAGGCAGGCGTAGCCCTTCGCGGCGAGGTACTGGTGATAGGTGTAAAAGAGGCCGTAGGAGCGCGACGGATGCCAACCGTCGCGCATCTGGCGCATCGGCCCGCCGTGAACGCAGACGACGGCGGGAAGGTCCGCGGCGTCGTCCGCGACAGAATCGGACTTCCGCGGGTCCAACAGATAGCCGTCGATACGCCGTCCCGCGCTTTCGAACTCGATTCGGTCGGGGTCGATGGGGGCCGTCGGCCATTCCTCGACTGACGAGCGGGTGAGTCGCCTCGGTTCGCCGTCGACCACGCTCGAAACCCGAAGCTCCGGCGAACGCGCTCGGTCGGCGTGGACGTACGCGAGGGTTTCGCCGTCCGGTGCTGGGCGCGGGTGGACGTTGGTTCCGGGCGTCTCGACGAGCGGCGTCGTGTCACCGTCGAGCGTAACGGCGAACAGGTGGCGCTGCCCGGAATCGTTCCGATTGGAGGCGAAGACGAGGGTCTCGTCGTCCAGCCACCGCGGCGTCGCGTCGGCGACACCCTTGTCCTCGAACGCCCCACGAGTGAGTTGGGTTCGCTCTCCAGACGTCACATCGACGACGTGAACGTGGTCCCACCCGTCCAACGGGAGCGAGAGTGCGATTTTCGTCCCGTCGGGGGACACCGCCGGGGCACCGCTCGAAACGATACCGCGTTCGCGGTCGATTTCCTCGACGAGAACGGTCTCCTCGCCCGTCTCGGGGTCCGCGGCGACGATTCGTCTCATCGTCCCGCCCTCACCACGCCGGTCGAAAATGACGCGACCATCGGCCAGCCACGCGGGGCAGGAATTCGCCATCTCGCCGTGCGTGCGCCAGACCAGTTCGTCGGTTTGGCCGCTGGCGGATTCGACATCGATGACGCCGACGTGTGTGGTTTCGTCCTCCACGAACCGATAGGCCAGATAGGTGTCGTCGTCGGACCACGCGAACATCCGGGATTCGCCGAGGAACGGGCCTCGTTTCGGCCCGTCGAACCCGCGTTCGGTTCCGGTTTCGGCGTCGCGGACGGTCGGTCGTCCGTCGCGGTAGAACGCGAACCGCGTCCCGTCGTTCGACCACGTGTACGATTCCGTGGGCTCCGGCCCGGAGAGCAGTCGCTCGGTCGTCCGTCGCTCCGGATCGGCGAGCAGTAACTCGCCCGCGTCGGTCGCAACGAGAAGCTCGGAGTTCGTCGACGACCACTCGAAGTCGGAGACGTAGCACTCCTCGGGGGAAAATCGCCACGAGCGGTTCCCGTCGGGGTCGGTCACGAACAGGGCGTTCCCGTCGTCCTCGTACGCTGTCGCCGCGAGAAAGTCGCCGTCCGCGGACCACGCCGGGGGGCCGGGATACTCCACGTCCAATACGTCGGAGATAGTGAGGGAAGGTGGCATGCATCACCATTCGGGGCGACCCTCAAATCGGTTCGTGATGCGGCCAACGGGACGGCGCGGTCAGTAGTTTCGCTTGGCGAGTTTGGTGAGGAAGGCGTTGAGGACCTTCTGTTCGCCCTTCCTGAGGTGTTCGAGGAACGTCGGGCCGCTGATGCCGAAGTCGGCGGCGATGTCGTTCGCGGTCACGTCACGCGGCCAGTTGTAGTAGCCCGCCTCGTGCGCCGAGAAGAGACACTCCGTCTGGCGGGCCGAAAGCGAGTCGTAAATCCGGTCGCTGGTGTTGGCGAACTCCACGTTGTCGTGGGGGTCCACCTCGTGAATCGATTCCAACTGCACGTCGTACTCGTCTTCGAGTCTGGTGAAGACGGATTCGAGTTGGTCCGAGCGGACGAGGACGGTCCAGTACTCGTACCCGCCGGTGATGTGCACGGGTTCGATGGGCATGAACTCCGAGTTGACGATTTCCGGGACGATGCTGGACGAGCGCGCGTAGGTGACGACGACGCGGGCGCGGTCGCCGCTGTGTTTCAGGATGGCCGTGCTCTCGACCACACGGTGGGAGTCGATGGCTTCGACGAACGTCTCGATGTCGTGGTCACCCTCGGAAACGATGATGAAGTCACCCTTAACCATCTCGTCGGTCGGGTAGAGCGACTTCTCGATGATGTGGGTTCCGTCGTACTCGTCGGAGACTTCGAGCGTCCAGCATCCCGGATGCCAGAATTTGAGTTCCACTTGCCGATGTGTCGTTCCGTCGTGTTTCTCCGAGACGTGGATGACGCTCATTCTGCGTGTGTCATTCTCCCACATCATGAAAAATTTGTGTATTGCGGAGATTACATTTCAGAAGAAGACGATCGATTCGAGAAAATGTCGGACAATATGAGACACCGGGACGTGCGTTCGGGTCGATCCGGTCGCACCTACACCCGTTTTTGGGCCGACCACACCGCCACCCCGCCGAGCAACAGCGCCGGGATGAGCGGCAGGATGAGGTAAGCGAACTTGAACGGCAGATAGGGCGGATTGAGGTAGATGAGCAGCGGCGAAACGACGAACGCCAGTACGATTACGCCGACCAGAATCCACCCGCTCCGTCCGAACTCCCTCGATTCGCTGTTCTCGGTCATCATAACTCGCTATCGGGTTTTACCACCACTTTACCAAAGCCTTCCCGGTTTTCGAGCATCTCGTGGGCGCGGGCCGTCTCGCTCATCGGGAGGACCTCCCGAATCGCGGGTTCGAAGGTGCCGTCCCAGACGAGTTCCATCACGTCGTCCGCCTCGCCGAGGCTGGCCATCGTCGAACCGATGACCGAGAGCTGGTTCCAGAAGATTCGGTTGATGTCGGTTTCCGGTTGGCCCCCGGTGGTCGCACCACAGGTGACGATTCGTCCGCCCTTGGCGAGACTCTTGAGCGAATCCTGCCACGTGGCCTTGCCGATGTGGTCCACGACGACATCGACGCCGCGTCCGCCGGTCAGCTCGCGGATTTGCGAGGCGAAATCCTCTGCCTCGTAGTCGATAACGTGGTCGGCACCGAGTTCGCGGGCGTGTTCGAGTTTCGCCTCGCTGCTCCCCGTGGCGTACACCGTCGCCCCGGCGTAGTCGGCGATCTGAACCGCCGCGTGGCCGACGCCGCCGGACGCGCCGAGGACGAGAACGTGTTCGCCCGACGTGACGTCGGCGCGCGTGATGAGCATCCGCCACGCGGTCTGGAAGACGAGCGGGGCCGCCGCGGCCGTCTCCCACGAGACGCCCTCGGGAACCGAAAGCAGATTGTCCTCGGGGACGGCGGCGAGTTCGCTGTGAACGCCGCGGACGTGCTCGCCGATGATGTGGTAGTTGACGCACATCGAGTGCTCGCCGTGGCGGCAGAACTCGCACTTCCCGCAACTGACGCCCGCCGAGAGCGCAACGCGGTCGCCGGGTTCGAAGCGCGTCACGTCTTCGCCGACGTCCACGACCTCGCCCGCCCCGTCGCTGCCGGGGATGTGCGGCATGTCGAGGGTGATTCCGGGCAGTCCGCGGCGCGTCCACACGTCCAAGTGGTTCAGCGCGCCCGCCTTCACGTCGACGAGAACCTCGTCGCGTTCCGGTTCCGGGTCGGGGAAATCGCCGTATTCGATGACTTCGGTTCCGCCGTGTTCCGTGAACTGGACGGCCTTCATGCTTGCACCGTCGGCGGCGAAGACCAAAACTGTGTGCAAATCGGGGGTTCGTGTGGACTTTTGGGGTGGCCCGCCCAAGAGTCGGACATGACTAATCACGACGATAACGGCGGAGACCACAGCGACGGCCACGATGACACTGGACACGACGAGGGCGAACACGGCCACCACGACCACGAAGACGGTCACGACGGCCACAGCGACGATGAACACGGCCACCACAACCACGCGCACAACCACGACCACGACCATCACAGCCACGACGTGAGCGAACTCGGCTTCGCGGTCGTCACCGTCTCCTCGTCGCGGTCCGTGGACGACGACCCGGCGGGCAACGCCATCGCGGAACTCGTCGAGGATGCGGGACACGACGTCGTGACGCGGGAACTCGTCGCCGACGATCACGACGGGGTGCAGAAGACGGTGCACAACATCGTCGGGCGCGACGACGTGGGCGTCGTCGTCACGACCGGCGGCACCGGAGTCACGCCGGACGACGTGACGGTAGAGGCCGTTCGCCCGCTGCTCGAGAAGGAGCTACCCGGTTTCGGCGAACTGTTCCGGCGGCTCTCCTACGACGACATCGGGACGAAGATCGTCGGGACGCGAGCGACCGCGGGCGTCGCGAACGGCGTCGTGGTCTGTTGTCTCCCCGGGAGCGAGAACGCGGTTCGACTCGGCCTGTCCGAAATCATTCTCGAAGAGGCGGGCCACCTCGCCGGTCTCGCGCGCCGCGAGTGATATCAAAAGTGGAGCGGTTCCGCCGTCTCCCACCGCGAGGAGAACTGGCTGTTGACGTTCGCCGCGAACTCGGGGTCTTTGAGGTCTATCATGGCGAACGCCTCGCCGGGTGAGAGGGGATTCGCAACCTCGATGCACACCTCGATGTCGTCGATGAGGTTGAACGTGCCGTCGATTTCCGGCGTCGTCCGAACCGAAAACTGCGGATGGTCGGAGAGGGTCGATGCGTATCGCTGTCCGACGCTCTCGGGGAGCGTGCTGACGAGTTCCGGCGACATGAGGACGGACACGTCCACCCCGCGATCCAACGCGCGTTCGAGGTGCTCGGTAACGGTATCGCCGAT is part of the Haladaptatus paucihalophilus DX253 genome and encodes:
- a CDS encoding M55 family metallopeptidase codes for the protein MKVFISADMEGITGIADPSDVVKGEADYPAGREAMVADVNAAVEGALSGGAEAVLVNDSHSSMTNLPRESLHESARLIRGGTKPWSMMQGLSEDHDVAFFVGYHAKAGTPEAVLNHTYYGQVLLSLRVNGTEVGELGWNAGLAASIGVPVGLVTGDDATEAEALDRLEDVETAVVKDAVDRFTANCLPPERARARIRDGAERAVRRASDFAQPTPDEPVTIEADWAATNQAASAAGIPSVERVAGRTTRIEADSYVAAFEASVAMLHGGGAGRNEFYG
- a CDS encoding S9 family peptidase, which produces MPPSLTISDVLDVEYPGPPAWSADGDFLAATAYEDDGNALFVTDPDGNRSWRFSPEECYVSDFEWSSTNSELLVATDAGELLLADPERRTTERLLSGPEPTESYTWSNDGTRFAFYRDGRPTVRDAETGTERGFDGPKRGPFLGESRMFAWSDDDTYLAYRFVEDETTHVGVIDVESASGQTDELVWRTHGEMANSCPAWLADGRVIFDRRGEGGTMRRIVAADPETGEETVLVEEIDRERGIVSSGAPAVSPDGTKIALSLPLDGWDHVHVVDVTSGERTQLTRGAFEDKGVADATPRWLDDETLVFASNRNDSGQRHLFAVTLDGDTTPLVETPGTNVHPRPAPDGETLAYVHADRARSPELRVSSVVDGEPRRLTRSSVEEWPTAPIDPDRIEFESAGRRIDGYLLDPRKSDSVADDAADLPAVVCVHGGPMRQMRDGWHPSRSYGLFYTYHQYLAAKGYACLFVNYRGGIGYGREFRQAIAGSRGEDEIEDVARAGEFLQSLDYVDADSVAVWGLSYGGYSTLQVLGTHPDTFSLGINLAGLADLELYREWAEETKYPAAVSTEVLRMGGEPWEVPERWDEASPVTHMADYEVPLYNFHGTGDRYVNFEQLDVVVETLTDLGKEFDADHYPGENHVFSKRATWRRTLRKVERVLEDER
- a CDS encoding helix-turn-helix domain-containing protein, which produces MSVIHVSEKHDGTTHRQVELKFWHPGCWTLEVSDEYDGTHIIEKSLYPTDEMVKGDFIIVSEGDHDIETFVEAIDSHRVVESTAILKHSGDRARVVVTYARSSSIVPEIVNSEFMPIEPVHITGGYEYWTVLVRSDQLESVFTRLEDEYDVQLESIHEVDPHDNVEFANTSDRIYDSLSARQTECLFSAHEAGYYNWPRDVTANDIAADFGISGPTFLEHLRKGEQKVLNAFLTKLAKRNY
- a CDS encoding zinc-binding dehydrogenase, with amino-acid sequence MKAVQFTEHGGTEVIEYGDFPDPEPERDEVLVDVKAGALNHLDVWTRRGLPGITLDMPHIPGSDGAGEVVDVGEDVTRFEPGDRVALSAGVSCGKCEFCRHGEHSMCVNYHIIGEHVRGVHSELAAVPEDNLLSVPEGVSWETAAAAPLVFQTAWRMLITRADVTSGEHVLVLGASGGVGHAAVQIADYAGATVYATGSSEAKLEHARELGADHVIDYEAEDFASQIRELTGGRGVDVVVDHIGKATWQDSLKSLAKGGRIVTCGATTGGQPETDINRIFWNQLSVIGSTMASLGEADDVMELVWDGTFEPAIREVLPMSETARAHEMLENREGFGKVVVKPDSEL
- a CDS encoding MogA/MoaB family molybdenum cofactor biosynthesis protein is translated as MTNHDDNGGDHSDGHDDTGHDEGEHGHHDHEDGHDGHSDDEHGHHNHAHNHDHDHHSHDVSELGFAVVTVSSSRSVDDDPAGNAIAELVEDAGHDVVTRELVADDHDGVQKTVHNIVGRDDVGVVVTTGGTGVTPDDVTVEAVRPLLEKELPGFGELFRRLSYDDIGTKIVGTRATAGVANGVVVCCLPGSENAVRLGLSEIILEEAGHLAGLARRE